CGCACGGCGCTGCTCGTGATGGACTACCAGGAGGGGATCGTCGGCCAGCTGCCCGACACCGGCCCGCTGCTCGACCGCGTCGCCGGCGCGATCGACGACGTCCGCGGCCACGGCGGCCACGTCGGCTGGGTGCGCGTCGCGTTCGAAGACGCCGAGTTCGCCGCGGTCCCCGAGACGAGCATGTTCGCCGCGTTCGCGGCCTCCGACCAGCTCCGGGCGGCGATGCGCGCCGACGCCCCGGGAACGCAGATCCACGCCCGGCTCGCGCCGCGGGCCGACGACATCCTGGTCCGCAAGATCCGCGTCGGCGCGTTCTCCACCACGGACCTCGAGCAGCAGCTGGAGAAGCGCGGGATCACGACGCTCGTCCTCGCCGGGATCAGCACCAGCGGCGTCGTGCTGAGCACCGTCCGCGAGGCGATGGACCGCGACTACCGGATCGTCGTCCTGCGCGACGCCTGCGCCGACCGCGAGCAGGAGACGCACGACTTCCTGACCGGCACGCTGTTCCCGCGCACCGCCACCGTCGTGGACGTGGCCGGGCTGGGTGGCCTCTGGGCCGTCCAGTAGGTTCGCTGCGTGCCTCGTCCGCCCGCGACCGTGCCCGGCGAGGTGCTGCGCGCCTCGATCGTGGACCGGCTGTTCGCCCGCGCGGACGACGCCCGCCCGCTGTTCACCCACCAGGACCACACGCACGCCGTCGAGCACACGCTGACGTGGGCGGAGTTCGCCGCCCGCGTCAGCGTGGTCGCGGGTGAACTGCGCCGGGTCGCGGAGCCGGGAGAGCGGGTCGCCGTCCTCGCCGGGCAGGAGCTCGCCTACCCGCTGGCGTTCTTCGGCGTGCTGGCGGCCGGCATGATCGCCGTCCCGCTGATGCCGCCGGGCAACCGCGGGCAGGCCGACCGCCTCGGCGGGGTCCTGGCCGACTCCGGCGCGCGGGTGTGGCTGACGTCGTCGGCCGCGGTGGACCGGGTCCGCGAGTTCGGTGCCCCCGGCGAGCTGCTGGTGGCCGACGAGCTGACCGGGCCGGGCGCCGATCCGGTGCCGGTCGCGCCGGAGAGCCCCGCGTACCTGCAGTACACGTCGGGGTCGACGCGGGAGCCGGCCGGCGCGGTGATCCCGCACCGGGCGATCGTCGCGGCGTGCTGGCAGGGCAGCCGGGCCTACGCCGTCGACGAAGGCACGACCTGCGCGGGCTGGATCCCGTTCTTCCACGACATGGGCCTGATCCAGCTGCTGTGCCTGCCGGTCTTCTCCGGCGGCCGGTCGGTGTTCATGGCCCCGGCCGAGTTCGTGCACCGGCCGCGGCGCTGGCTGCGGCAGCTGGCGGACTACCCCGCGGTCTTCACCGCGGCCCCGAACTTCGCCTACGACCTCGCGGCCGACGCCGGTCCCGGGGACGACGACCTCGACCTCTCGGACGTGCGGGTCGCGCTCAACGGCGCCGAACCCGTCCGCCCGCGCACGGTCGAACGGTTCCTCGAGGTCTTCGGGCCGCACGGGTTCCGGCGCGAGGCGTACCGGCCGTCGTACGGGCTCGCCGAAGCCACGGTGTACGTCGCGAGCGCGGGGCCGGAAGGGCCGCGCGGCGCGAAGTTCGACCGCGAGGCGCTCGCGCAGGGCCGGGCCGTCGAAACCGTCGACGGCCCGGAGCTCGTGTCCGTGGGCCGGCCGGTCGGGCAGCTCGTCCGGATCGTCCACGAGGGACACGAGCAGCCCGAGGGCGCGGTCGGCGAGATCTGGATCCACGGCCCGAACGTCGCGACCGGCTACTGGGGCCGGGGCGACGCGGCCGCGTTCGATGCCACGCTGGACGGGCTCGGCGGCTGGCTGCGCACCGGCGACCTCGGCGTGGTGCACCGCGGCGACCTGTACGTCACCGGGCGGCTCAAGGACCTCATCGTCATCGACGGCCGGAACTTCCACCCGCAGGACATCGAGGCGGCGGCCGGGGAGGCCCACCCGGCGGTCCGCCGCGACCGCGTCGCCGCGTTCGGCGTCGCCGACGAGGACGGCGAGGGCGCGATGGTGGTGGCGGAGTGGGCGCGCGACGCTGACGCGGATCTCAAAGAGGTGACCCGGGCGGTGCTGCGCGCGGTCTCGCGGGAGCACGATCTCACCCTCCGTGCGGTACGTCTGGTCCCTTCCGGCGGACTTCCGCGCACATCGAGTGGCAAGGTCGCCCGGTCGGCGGCCAAGGCACGTTATGGTGGCGGCCGTGGGTGATCACCGCGCCGAGGTCACGAAGGTCGTCAGCGACACCTTCCGGCTGGACCCGGACCTCGTCGAGCCCGACGCTCCCCTGGAGGAGCTGGGCATCGATTCGAAGGGCCGGATCAAGCTCCTGGCGGCGCTGGAGGTCTATTACGGGGTGACGATCGACCTGGACCAGCTCGACCGGTTCACCGACGTGGGATCCGTGGCGGACGTGCTCGCGGAAGCACTGGGAACTGAAGGATCTGAGGAGAGGCGCTGAAATGAGCGGCGGGGGGTACACCGCGACGACCGAGGCGTTGTCGACGGCGTCCAAGACCATCGGGGACCTGGCGGAGCACCTGCTGGACGACAACCCGGACCTGCAGAGCCCGCAGGTGACCGCGGAGGGTTTCGGCCGGGCGCACAACGCCCACGCGGCGAAGTACACCGCCGGCGCGCAGGCACTCTGGGCCGCCGTCTCCGGCTACAGCACCACGCTGGGCTCGTTCGGCACCAACCTCGGCACCGCCGGGTCGAGCTACGGCGCCAACGAGGACAACCAGGCCGGCGCGATCACGAACGCCGGAGGCTCGCTCTGATGGCCGAAAAGAAGAAGTGGTCCGACGTCAAGGCGCTCCTGGACGACCCGAGCGTCCCCGCCGCGCAGAAGAGTGTGCTGATCAGCAGCTGGCTGCGGGAGAACCCGCCCCCGCCGCCGTTCCTGGCCGACCAGGAACCGGACGAGATCAAGCAGAAGCGGCAGGAAGCCGAGAAGTACGCCGGCGCCTACAACGCCAACCCGCTGTTCGCCGGGCAGTCGGTCGACGAGGCCTACGACAAGGCCAAGTCGAGCGGCGACCAGAACTCCTACAACGAAGACCAGGAGAAGAAGGCCGTCGACGACGGCAAGGCGAAGCTGAACGACACGAAGCCGCCCGCGGCCGGCGAGAACGGCGGTGACGCCACCGGCACGAAGACGTCCGACGAGATCTTCGACGCCGCCGCGCCCGCGCTGAAGCTGTTCGAGACCTTCGGGTCGCTGCTGGCGAAGATCCCGGACGACTGCCGCGGCAACACCCGCGCGCTCGACCTCGACAAGGACATCCGCACGCCCTTCGACGAGCAGCGCGGGATCAGCTTCGCGAACTTCGTCCAGGACGCCGCGCACTTCAAGACCGGCTCCGAGACGGTGGACCGCACGCTGGAGGACACCGGTTCCCAGCTCGGCAGCCTGTACAAGACGTGGAGCGGCGCCGGCGCGGACGCGGCGTCCGACACCTACAACGACAAGATCCAGCCGAAAGCGGCGAAGCTGTCCCAGACGCTCGGCACCGTGAGCGAAGCGACGCTGACCACCGCGACCACGGTGTTCCAGCTCTGCAAGGGCAAGGCCGACGCGGTCATCGGCATGTACACCGACCTGGTCGGCAAGGCCGACTACACGATGGCGCAGAAGGTCATCGCGGTCGCGAGCGGCGAGCACGGCAACGAGCAGGACCTCGCCCAGATCGCGGGCTGGATGGACCTCAACTTCGGCACGAACCTGGTCAAGACCCTCAACGACCAGGGGTGCTGCGACGGCGACGAAATCAAGAAGCACGGCCAGGACCTGGCCAAGCAGTGGATCCAGAACCAGTTCAACCCCGACATGTGGGACCGGCTGTACCAGGGCTTCGTGAAGACCTGCAAGGACACGAAGGACCTGGTCGACCAGGCTTACGACGCGCTCGACAAGGTCATGGGCGCGGTGAAGAACGAGTTCGAGGGCGTGACGATGCCGGGCGGCTCGGGCTCGGGCGGCGCCGGCGGTCCGGGTACCGGTGGTGCGGGTACCGGTGGTGCGGGTGCGGGCGGCGCCGGGGGCGGTGCGCCGGGTGGCGGCGGTTCCGGGGCCGGGAGCGGTGCGGGGTCCGGTGTTCCCGGCGGTGGTTCCGGAACCGGGGGTTCGGGCATTCCGGGCGGTGGCTCGGGTTCCGGTGGTTCCGGTAGCGGGATTCCCGGTGGTGGCTCGGGTTCGGGCGGTTCCGGTAGCGGGATTCCGGGCGGTGGCTCCGGTTCCGGTTCCGGTGCGTCCGGCTCCGGTGGCTCGGGTTCCGGGGGTGGCGGCTCGGTGCCGCCGATCCCGGACGTGGACACGCCCTCCGGTGCCGGTTCGTCCGGCGGCGGCTCCGGCTCGGGCTCCTCGGGAGGTGGCCAAGAGGCCGCCGCCGCGGCTGCCGAGGCGGCCAAGAAGCAGGCCTCGGAGGCGCTGGGCGCGTTCGACGGCGGCGGGAGCGGGGGGTCCGGCCTCGGCTCGGGCGGTGGCTCCGGTGCCGGTTCCGGCATTGGTTCCGATGACACGTCGCCGTCTTCGGTGCCGTCGCCGTCGTCCAGCGGCCAGGACGCGGCGGCCGCGGCCGCCGAGGCGGCCAAGAAGAAGGCCGCGGACGCGCTCAGCCAGTTCAGCGGCCCGGGGATCCAGACCGAGTCCGGCGACCAGGCCGGTTCGGGACTCGGCGGCAGCGGCCTCGGCGGCGGGGAAGGTCTCGGCGGCGGTTCCGGCTCGGGCGGCGGCTCCGGTTCCGG
This genomic window from Amycolatopsis mongoliensis contains:
- a CDS encoding cysteine hydrolase; protein product: MPDQTTTLDPTRTALLVMDYQEGIVGQLPDTGPLLDRVAGAIDDVRGHGGHVGWVRVAFEDAEFAAVPETSMFAAFAASDQLRAAMRADAPGTQIHARLAPRADDILVRKIRVGAFSTTDLEQQLEKRGITTLVLAGISTSGVVLSTVREAMDRDYRIVVLRDACADREQETHDFLTGTLFPRTATVVDVAGLGGLWAVQ
- a CDS encoding fatty acyl-AMP ligase, which produces MPRPPATVPGEVLRASIVDRLFARADDARPLFTHQDHTHAVEHTLTWAEFAARVSVVAGELRRVAEPGERVAVLAGQELAYPLAFFGVLAAGMIAVPLMPPGNRGQADRLGGVLADSGARVWLTSSAAVDRVREFGAPGELLVADELTGPGADPVPVAPESPAYLQYTSGSTREPAGAVIPHRAIVAACWQGSRAYAVDEGTTCAGWIPFFHDMGLIQLLCLPVFSGGRSVFMAPAEFVHRPRRWLRQLADYPAVFTAAPNFAYDLAADAGPGDDDLDLSDVRVALNGAEPVRPRTVERFLEVFGPHGFRREAYRPSYGLAEATVYVASAGPEGPRGAKFDREALAQGRAVETVDGPELVSVGRPVGQLVRIVHEGHEQPEGAVGEIWIHGPNVATGYWGRGDAAAFDATLDGLGGWLRTGDLGVVHRGDLYVTGRLKDLIVIDGRNFHPQDIEAAAGEAHPAVRRDRVAAFGVADEDGEGAMVVAEWARDADADLKEVTRAVLRAVSREHDLTLRAVRLVPSGGLPRTSSGKVARSAAKARYGGGRG
- a CDS encoding acyl carrier protein translates to MGDHRAEVTKVVSDTFRLDPDLVEPDAPLEELGIDSKGRIKLLAALEVYYGVTIDLDQLDRFTDVGSVADVLAEALGTEGSEERR
- a CDS encoding WXG100 family type VII secretion target, with protein sequence MAEKKKWSDVKALLDDPSVPAAQKSVLISSWLRENPPPPPFLADQEPDEIKQKRQEAEKYAGAYNANPLFAGQSVDEAYDKAKSSGDQNSYNEDQEKKAVDDGKAKLNDTKPPAAGENGGDATGTKTSDEIFDAAAPALKLFETFGSLLAKIPDDCRGNTRALDLDKDIRTPFDEQRGISFANFVQDAAHFKTGSETVDRTLEDTGSQLGSLYKTWSGAGADAASDTYNDKIQPKAAKLSQTLGTVSEATLTTATTVFQLCKGKADAVIGMYTDLVGKADYTMAQKVIAVASGEHGNEQDLAQIAGWMDLNFGTNLVKTLNDQGCCDGDEIKKHGQDLAKQWIQNQFNPDMWDRLYQGFVKTCKDTKDLVDQAYDALDKVMGAVKNEFEGVTMPGGSGSGGAGGPGTGGAGTGGAGAGGAGGGAPGGGGSGAGSGAGSGVPGGGSGTGGSGIPGGGSGSGGSGSGIPGGGSGSGGSGSGIPGGGSGSGSGASGSGGSGSGGGGSVPPIPDVDTPSGAGSSGGGSGSGSSGGGQEAAAAAAEAAKKQASEALGAFDGGGSGGSGLGSGGGSGAGSGIGSDDTSPSSVPSPSSSGQDAAAAAAEAAKKKAADALSQFSGPGIQTESGDQAGSGLGGSGLGGGEGLGGGSGSGGGSGSGSGSGSPGSGDEGKAAAEQAAEDAKNKAADALKEFSGEGIKTDSGDGAGLGDTGSGDEPGADKDGDGKPDNPLGQDKDGDGKPDSLLGEDKDGDGKPDSLLGDDKDGDGKPDDKGDDTPDTLKVKQGDKTFEMTEPDHDGKMDIKVGDGSDAAKDFKLDWSKDADGPQGTDDGTYCPGPDGKIHIEDGDLKITAERPDGPDGPTVVTVDDGSGTPTSYTLGEDDKASDALGDTPQKKLDDDLPTHRGTLEDLASHDGGSGGGSGGGDGHGGGGHGGGSGAGIGGGAHGGSGLAAAGIDPGGAGNGLGETPMSGGVHSGVGATQAQPAAAFAPAGATAGASGQPMSGMPGMGAMGGAHGGGGGGDTERRSPAYRIEGAVFDNLGEPGRRIIGSLNDDEDPPSARTW